In Qipengyuania psychrotolerans, one DNA window encodes the following:
- the gltX gene encoding glutamate--tRNA ligase, translating into MTTITRFAPSPTGRLHVGNIRTALHNWMLAKKNGGRFLLRIDDTDAERSREEYVDAIRADLAWLGLDVDGEERQSLRLEKYQAAFDALLQAGRIYPAYETSQELDLKRKIQLGRGLPPIYDRGALNMTDAERAEKEAAGIAPHWRFKLDHSEAITWDDAVRGVQKFDASQLSDPVIRRADGSWLYMLPSAVDDLDMGVTDVLRGEDHVSNTAVQIQMFTALIAAQYAAAKMPRFAHEALLVGKEGKLSKRLGSLGCDAFRERDIEPQAIIAMLARLGTSLPVEPIADRSVLIDTFDLGKFGRAPARFDDAELDRVNAALVHQMDFAMAAPRLPEGMDEAGWHAIRPNLSHVSEAVDWWRLVIGPIDQPEFSDEDKAYVGEAASALEWSEDPWHGLTAAMKAATGRKGKQLFLPLRQALTGMDHGPDMGELLPLIGEAEARARLEQAAS; encoded by the coding sequence ATGACTACGATCACGCGTTTCGCACCATCGCCCACCGGGCGTCTCCACGTCGGCAATATCCGCACCGCCTTGCACAACTGGATGCTGGCGAAGAAAAACGGCGGGCGCTTCCTGCTCCGGATTGACGACACGGATGCTGAACGTAGCCGCGAGGAATATGTTGATGCCATTCGCGCCGATCTCGCGTGGCTTGGCCTCGACGTGGACGGTGAGGAGCGCCAATCTCTGCGGCTCGAGAAATATCAGGCGGCGTTTGATGCGCTCCTGCAAGCTGGACGAATCTATCCGGCCTATGAAACTTCGCAGGAACTTGACCTCAAGCGCAAGATCCAGCTCGGCCGCGGACTGCCGCCGATTTACGACCGCGGCGCATTGAACATGACCGATGCCGAGCGTGCGGAAAAAGAAGCGGCGGGGATCGCGCCGCATTGGCGTTTCAAGCTGGATCATTCCGAGGCAATCACGTGGGACGATGCTGTGCGCGGCGTCCAGAAATTCGATGCCTCACAGCTTTCCGACCCGGTGATCAGGCGCGCCGACGGCAGCTGGCTCTATATGTTGCCGAGCGCGGTCGATGATCTTGATATGGGTGTCACCGACGTGCTGCGCGGTGAAGATCACGTTAGCAATACTGCTGTGCAAATTCAGATGTTTACCGCACTTATTGCTGCACAATATGCTGCAGCAAAAATGCCGCGTTTCGCACATGAGGCCTTGCTCGTGGGAAAGGAGGGCAAGCTGTCAAAGCGTCTGGGTTCACTGGGCTGCGATGCATTTCGGGAAAGGGACATCGAACCGCAGGCGATCATCGCCATGCTTGCCCGGCTGGGCACCAGCCTGCCGGTCGAGCCGATCGCTGACCGCAGCGTGCTGATCGACACTTTCGATCTCGGAAAGTTCGGCCGCGCACCCGCGCGGTTCGACGACGCAGAACTCGACCGCGTCAATGCCGCGCTGGTTCACCAGATGGATTTCGCAATGGCCGCGCCGCGCCTTCCGGAAGGTATGGACGAGGCGGGGTGGCACGCAATCCGGCCAAACCTGAGCCACGTTTCCGAAGCCGTCGATTGGTGGCGCCTTGTTATTGGCCCGATCGACCAGCCGGAGTTTTCAGACGAGGACAAGGCCTACGTCGGGGAAGCCGCAAGTGCCCTGGAGTGGAGCGAAGACCCCTGGCACGGTTTGACGGCTGCAATGAAAGCCGCGACTGGGCGGAAGGGCAAGCAGTTGTTCCTGCCGCTCCGTCAGGCACTGACAGGCATGGATCACGGCCCGGACATGGGCGAATTGCTGCCGCTGATCGGCGAGGCTGAAGCGCGTGCCCGGCTGGAGCAGGCTGCGTCCTAG
- the pyk gene encoding pyruvate kinase, with amino-acid sequence MAKPLIERDGAPKLDPRGRKVKILATVGPASRSPEMLARLFRAGVDAFRVNMSHGEHETHAETIKAIRALEKDFHRPIAILADLQGPKLRVGKFKDGKAVIRHSGHFTLDRNPEPGDETRVELPHPELFGLLSKGQRLLINDGKIRLKVISADDDEIKCSAEVGGVISDRKGVNVPDAEVPIPALTEKDRKDLAFAVQQGVDWIGLSFVQRPEDLAEARKLMGGYGALCAKIEKPMAVRRLDEIIELSDGIMVARGDLGVELEPQEVPPLQKMIVNKTRTAGKPVIVATQMLESMIESPAPTRAEVSDVANAVYDGADCVMLSAETAAGDWPEEAVTIMHKIARQVESDEGYLPRVRFLDTPPDKTTADALAHACMTVADTVAISAITVFTGSGSTARRVARERPSVPMLVLTPSMRTARRLCLLWGAHAVATKDIGSFEEMIAKGKRMALRHRFAEAGSKLIALAGVPFGTPGSTNLMHVVSVTGNELEKHES; translated from the coding sequence ATGGCAAAGCCCCTCATTGAGCGCGACGGCGCACCCAAGCTCGATCCCCGCGGCCGCAAGGTCAAAATTCTTGCGACGGTCGGTCCCGCCAGCCGCTCTCCCGAAATGCTCGCGCGCCTGTTCAGGGCCGGTGTCGATGCCTTCCGCGTCAACATGAGCCACGGCGAGCACGAGACCCATGCCGAGACGATCAAGGCGATCCGCGCGCTGGAAAAGGACTTCCATCGCCCCATCGCCATCCTCGCCGATCTCCAGGGCCCGAAACTGCGCGTCGGCAAGTTCAAGGACGGCAAGGCAGTCATTCGCCACTCGGGTCACTTCACGCTCGATCGCAATCCGGAACCGGGTGATGAAACCCGTGTCGAACTGCCGCATCCCGAATTGTTCGGCCTGCTCAGCAAGGGCCAGCGCCTGCTGATCAATGACGGCAAGATCCGCCTCAAGGTCATCAGCGCCGACGACGACGAGATCAAATGCTCTGCCGAAGTCGGCGGGGTAATTTCCGACCGCAAGGGCGTGAACGTCCCCGATGCGGAGGTGCCGATCCCGGCGCTGACCGAGAAGGATCGCAAGGATCTGGCGTTCGCCGTCCAGCAGGGCGTCGACTGGATTGGCCTCTCCTTCGTTCAGCGACCGGAAGACCTTGCCGAAGCGCGCAAGCTGATGGGCGGATACGGCGCGCTATGCGCCAAGATCGAAAAGCCGATGGCCGTGCGCCGGCTCGACGAAATCATCGAACTGTCCGATGGCATCATGGTTGCCCGCGGCGACTTGGGCGTCGAACTGGAGCCGCAGGAAGTTCCCCCGCTCCAGAAGATGATCGTCAACAAGACGCGCACTGCAGGCAAGCCAGTCATCGTGGCGACGCAGATGCTGGAAAGCATGATCGAGAGCCCTGCCCCGACACGGGCCGAAGTGTCCGATGTCGCCAATGCGGTCTACGACGGTGCTGACTGTGTCATGCTGTCGGCCGAAACGGCAGCTGGCGACTGGCCGGAAGAAGCGGTCACGATCATGCACAAGATCGCCCGGCAAGTCGAAAGCGACGAAGGCTACCTGCCTCGCGTCCGCTTCCTCGATACTCCGCCGGACAAGACCACCGCCGATGCGCTGGCGCACGCCTGCATGACCGTGGCAGACACTGTCGCCATCTCGGCAATTACGGTTTTTACGGGCTCTGGCAGCACTGCGCGCCGCGTTGCCCGCGAGAGGCCAAGCGTGCCCATGTTGGTGCTGACCCCCAGCATGCGGACCGCCCGGAGACTGTGCCTTCTGTGGGGTGCCCACGCGGTCGCAACCAAGGACATCGGCAGTTTTGAAGAGATGATCGCCAAGGGAAAGCGCATGGCTCTGCGCCATCGCTTCGCAGAAGCAGGCAGCAAGCTGATTGCCCTGGCAGGCGTGCCATTCGGCACTCCGGGATCAACCAACCTGATGCACGTGGTGTCCGTAACCGGCAACGAACTCGAAAAGCACGAAAGCTAG
- a CDS encoding DUF1244 domain-containing protein has translation MVTNAPATLDELPDDVAAAAFRRLVLHLQHRHDAQNIDLMGLAGFCRNCLADWIRDAGYEGDKAAARELIHGMPQDEWKATRQPAPTPEQLRRMETSLTKNA, from the coding sequence ATGGTTACGAATGCACCCGCAACCCTCGACGAGCTTCCCGATGATGTTGCGGCAGCGGCGTTTCGCCGCCTGGTGCTCCACCTCCAGCATCGGCACGATGCGCAGAACATCGATTTGATGGGGCTTGCGGGCTTCTGCCGTAACTGCCTGGCCGACTGGATCCGCGACGCAGGATATGAAGGCGACAAGGCTGCAGCACGGGAATTGATCCACGGGATGCCACAGGATGAATGGAAGGCGACCCGCCAGCCGGCCCCGACTCCGGAGCAATTGAGGCGCATGGAAACGAGCCTGACGAAAAACGCCTAG
- a CDS encoding DUF2312 domain-containing protein, with product MAEATDDRLRLLIERIERLEEEKKGIADDIRDVYAESKAVGYDTKIMRQIIRLRKMKPDERSEQETILDTYKAALGMG from the coding sequence ATGGCCGAAGCCACCGACGACCGCCTGCGCCTTCTGATCGAGCGTATCGAACGCCTAGAAGAAGAGAAGAAGGGCATCGCCGACGACATCCGCGACGTCTATGCCGAATCCAAGGCTGTCGGTTACGACACTAAGATCATGCGCCAGATCATCCGCCTGCGTAAAATGAAGCCTGACGAGCGCAGCGAGCAGGAAACGATCCTCGATACGTACAAGGCCGCGCTCGGAATGGGCTGA
- a CDS encoding heavy metal-binding domain-containing protein: MAGPWKDARGVIVTTTPTIEGKPIQEYLGIVTGEVIVGANLFRDLFANIRDIVGGRSGSYERILRDAREQAIEEIQAEAASRGGNAVVGIDLDYEVIGDTGSMLMVSASGTAVKI; the protein is encoded by the coding sequence ATGGCAGGACCATGGAAGGACGCCCGCGGTGTCATCGTGACGACGACACCCACCATCGAGGGCAAGCCGATTCAGGAATACCTCGGCATTGTGACCGGTGAAGTCATCGTCGGAGCGAACCTGTTCCGCGATCTGTTCGCCAATATCCGCGATATCGTGGGCGGCCGATCTGGCAGTTACGAGCGTATTCTGCGCGATGCCCGCGAACAGGCGATCGAGGAAATACAGGCTGAAGCCGCATCACGCGGCGGCAATGCGGTGGTCGGTATCGACCTCGATTACGAGGTGATCGGCGATACTGGCTCGATGTTGATGGTCAGCGCCAGCGGCACCGCCGTCAAGATCTGA
- the trpS gene encoding tryptophan--tRNA ligase — protein sequence MRVVSGIQPTGNLHLGNYLGAIRNWVRMQDEMEAANRAHAAEGGSANNQCLFFLADLHAISQPHDPAELRKATLEMAAALVACGIDPQRSVLFNQAQVPQHAELQWLLSGTARMGWLNRMTQWKDKAGKNREGQSVALFTYPVLQAADVLLYQATHVPVGEDQKQHLELARDIAQKFNNDFAAEDAPVFTLPDPIVPPQAARIMSLRDGMGKMSKSDPSEMSRINLVDDADTVMKKVKKAKTDPEPLPSEEAGLAGRPEALNLVTIYAALSNKSVKDVMSEFGGEGFGKFKPALGELLVETLRPISSRLTELLEDREALDAILARGAAQAREIAVPTLNKTYEALGLVRG from the coding sequence ATGCGTGTTGTTTCCGGCATCCAGCCTACCGGCAATCTCCACCTCGGCAATTACCTGGGGGCGATCCGCAATTGGGTGCGGATGCAGGATGAAATGGAAGCGGCGAACCGCGCTCATGCAGCCGAAGGCGGTAGCGCAAATAACCAATGCCTGTTCTTCCTTGCTGACCTTCATGCAATCAGCCAGCCACACGATCCGGCAGAGCTGCGCAAGGCCACACTGGAAATGGCTGCCGCGCTGGTCGCTTGCGGGATCGACCCGCAGCGCAGCGTCCTGTTCAATCAGGCGCAGGTGCCGCAGCATGCGGAGCTGCAATGGCTGCTGTCCGGGACGGCGCGCATGGGCTGGCTCAACCGCATGACCCAGTGGAAGGACAAGGCAGGCAAGAACCGCGAAGGCCAGTCGGTTGCGCTGTTCACTTATCCTGTGCTGCAGGCTGCCGACGTGCTGCTCTATCAGGCGACGCACGTGCCTGTGGGCGAAGACCAGAAGCAGCATCTCGAGCTGGCCCGCGACATCGCGCAGAAGTTCAACAATGATTTCGCGGCCGAAGACGCGCCGGTCTTCACCCTGCCCGATCCGATCGTCCCCCCGCAGGCTGCGCGGATCATGTCCCTGCGGGACGGTATGGGGAAGATGAGCAAGTCAGACCCGTCCGAGATGAGCCGGATCAATCTTGTCGACGATGCCGACACCGTCATGAAAAAGGTCAAGAAGGCCAAGACCGACCCGGAACCCTTGCCGAGCGAAGAAGCTGGCTTGGCGGGCCGCCCGGAGGCGCTCAACCTGGTGACCATCTACGCTGCTTTGTCGAACAAGTCGGTCAAGGACGTCATGAGCGAATTTGGCGGCGAAGGCTTCGGCAAGTTCAAGCCCGCGCTGGGCGAACTGCTGGTCGAGACATTGCGCCCGATCTCGTCACGCTTGACCGAATTGCTCGAAGATCGCGAGGCACTGGACGCCATCCTCGCGCGCGGGGCAGCACAGGCGCGCGAGATCGCGGTTCCAACGTTGAATAAGACCTACGAGGCGCTCGGCCTGGTACGCGGTTGA